From the Vibrio vulnificus CMCP6 genome, the window CTGCAAAGGCAGCAATCGGCTGTAAGGGACCTAAATTAATCTTACGCATTGATGTTTCCTTATTGCGCGCGGCATTGCTTAAAGAGATCAAGGGTCGCATCGTACTCACTGGTACTCACATCCATCACGCCGAGCAGTGAATGGAAAATGTAATCATGCGAGTAGGTATCGGTTTGCTTGGCTTGCTGCTTAAGGCAGTCAGCATTGATCTGTTTTGCCTGGGCAAAACCCGGTGACATCCAAAGCATCAGCGGTACTTTTGTTTGGTATTCCGGGGCTAAACTGTAAGGCATGCCATGTAGGAACAAACCATTCTCGCCAAGAGATTCCCCGTGGTCAGAAACGTAAATCAGCGCCGTGTTGTAATGCTCCTCAAGTGCCTTGAGCTTATTGATAGTTTGGCTCAATACATAATCGGTATAGAGGATGGTGTTGTCGTAAGTGTTGACGATCTGTTCTACCGAACAGTTTTCGATGTCGGCACGCGGACAATCGGGCATAAAGGCCGCTTTGTCTTTCGGATAACGTTGGAAATACGTTGGACCGTGGCTGCCAATCAAATGTAGAGCCAACACACGGTTCCCCTTTAGATTCTCGACATCCTGTTCGAAGTTTTCCAGTAACGCCATGTCATAGCAGGTGCTGCCATTACAAAGCGCATCCTTACGAGAGCGATCGACGGTAAACAGAGGAATGTTTTTCGCCACATCTTTGTCGCCACCGTCATTTTCTTTCCACAGAAGTGACACACCTGCACGGTTTAAGATGTCCAGTGCATTGTCTTGATTGTCTGCCGTTGGGCGGTCAAAGTTTGAGCGTGTCATGTTAGAGAACATGCATGGTACGGAGACTGCGGTTGCGGTGCCACATGAGCTGACATCTTGAAACGAGATCATGCCTAATTCGTTGGTGTATTGGTTCGTAGGACGGGCATAACCGTTCGCTTGGTAGTTTTGCGAACGTGCCGTTTCACCGACGACAAAGA encodes:
- a CDS encoding phosphoethanolamine transferase → MNRIKSLINRECSYTTFTLVLAIYFATIVNLPIYKELFSIISHLDSVKVGFVISVPIFFLAALNFLFNLFSWPWLSKPFFAVLLLLSAMVSYAGYNYGTLFDYGMIANIMETDSSEAGSYLSAYSVIWTLLMGVVPALLVCKLNLSLSGSTLHMVAKKAASMLASLAVIAVIAGLYYQDYASIGRNNTHLKKMIIPTQYVYSATKYVRDTYFSTPQPYRQLGLDAKQSELALQQAEQKPTLLVFVVGETARSQNYQANGYARPTNQYTNELGMISFQDVSSCGTATAVSVPCMFSNMTRSNFDRPTADNQDNALDILNRAGVSLLWKENDGGDKDVAKNIPLFTVDRSRKDALCNGSTCYDMALLENFEQDVENLKGNRVLALHLIGSHGPTYFQRYPKDKAAFMPDCPRADIENCSVEQIVNTYDNTILYTDYVLSQTINKLKALEEHYNTALIYVSDHGESLGENGLFLHGMPYSLAPEYQTKVPLMLWMSPGFAQAKQINADCLKQQAKQTDTYSHDYIFHSLLGVMDVSTSEYDATLDLFKQCRAQ